The DNA segment ggccgacatatgcacagtgccagcatagtactgcatagtaagctagcatagtttcctttgtacgcctatatatatcgttgaattctttaagaaattcataagtttcataacttctctgagctctatctctctctctctccttttagaaagttttataataaatctatctctctctttccttttcgatagttttataacagaaACTAAGATGTGCGGTTGGGGAAGgaattttagaataaaaaattgcTTTTGGAGATGAACAATGCGACgccaaatttgaaaataattttgagttACTATAGCTCAAAAATGGTGCTGAAAAGTTTTAACTACTCTAATGCAAACCATTTCaacaatttttaagaaaaatttggaGATGGGCAAGTGCTCTATGCAGAGATTGGCGtgatttggataatgagttgaaattaatttgatatgaaaattaaaaattaaataaaacattattagaATCTTactttttaacattattattattattattattttgtaatttaaaaaagttaaataatttattatattttatgtaaatttaaaaaaaaaaattataaaaataaagataaaacacTTCTTGCATTCAAAGAAGATGAAGTCATCTCACCGTACATCCACCTCATCTCACATCAACATTGACGGGCATTTCTGCTCCTGAAGACAGCATCCTCAGTTAATGAATACCACAAAGAAAAAGGGGACGTTTCCACAGAACACAACAATACAATTTGTTGCTCCCTTAATAACTCTTATGCTAGCAATCACAACCGGCTCTTACTAACTACAGTGCCATCCATAGGACAAAATTCTCAGGCATTTTTTCATTGTATCGACACTAGTAACACGATTACATAAAATTCAAAAtcccaaacaaaagaaaaaatagaaatagaaatggGAATCTTAGGTAAGGGATTTGGGCAGCAAGTAAACACGCAAATTATTCATCCAGCaccaataaaaacaagcaataagAAGCATATACGTGGTAAATCATAGATGCATCTTAAGATTGGGGCTTCTCCCACTTGAGGGGCTTCACAACCTCCCAGGTAAAGTCTGGATCATCTCTTCCGAAGTGTCCATAGGCAGCAGTCTTCAAAAATCTACCATTGCCTCCCCTCTTGAGGTCCAGGTTAATGGTAATCATTCCAGGCCTGAAGTCGAAGTTCTCTTTGACAAGCTTGAGGATCTCCTTGTCAGGAATTTTTCCGGTCCCATATGTTTCAACAAAGACTGACAAAGGCTCGGGCACACCAATGGCATAAGAGACCTGAACGAGGCACCTGCGAGCAAGCCCATTGGCTACAATACTCTTGGCAGCTTGCCTAACAATGTAGGCACCACTCCTGTCCACCTTCGTAGGGTCCTTTCCAGAAAAAGCACCACCACCATGGGCTCCCCAGCCACCATAAGTGTCGATGATGATTTTACGTCCAGTGAGACCTGCATCACCATGAGGGCCACCAATGACAAATCGACCTGAAGGGTTAAGGTGGAAGATGGTCTTCTCGTCGAGGTACTTCTCGGGGATGACAGGCTTGATAACATGCTCCTTAAGGTCAGCAGCAATCTCATCGTTTGTGACAGTCTCATCATGTTGAGTGGAGATGAGAACAGTGTGAACACGGACTGGAACCCTGGCACCATTGTCATCGCAGTACTCAACAGTCACTTGGGTCTTACCATCTGGTCTCAACCAGGGGCAGGTGCCATTCTTCCTGACTTCGGTGAGGCGAGCTCCAAGCTTGGTTGCAAGGACGTGGCTAAGAGGCATATATTCAGGGGTCTCGTCTGTGGCATAACCGAACATGTGTCCCTGGTCACCAGCACCAATCTCCTCAGGGCGCTTGGTAAAGTGGCCGTGGACACCCTGGGCAATATCAGGGCTCTGCTGCTCGATGTTGACCAGCACCTTGCAGTTGTCGGCATCAAGACCGACATCATCAGAAACAAATCCAATAGCTCGGCATGTATCACGAACAATCTTCTCATAGTCTACGTTGGCCTTGGTAGTGATCTCTCCAAAGACCATGACCATGTTGGTCTTGGTGCATGTCTCGCAGGCAACCTTGCTGTCAGGGTCCTGAGCAAGGCAGGCGTCGAGCACCGCATCAGAGATCTGATCACACAGCTTGTCAGGGTGACCCTCGTTGACGGATTCAGAGGTGAATAGGAAGTTCTCCATTCTCTTAAGCTACatatcaataaaaatacactctGAAAcaacttaatatgaaaaaaaggagCAATCTTATCATACAAAATGTTTGCTTGGTAATTGAAGAGAGGTCTAATCAAAATTGAAGGATACAGAATTCAGAAAAGGTATATCCTTTATGGTTGATAAAAGTTCATTACCCTTCATGcgaacaaataataaaataagggAGAATCCTAAACCAATGTTATCTTCTTGCTTTCCAGAAAGTTTACATTCGCAAAAGGATCAATTATAAGAGGACCAAACAAGTATCAGATTCGTTAATCAatctaaaaacctcaaggaacAATATTGATCTCAACTACCACCATCCCGGCCAAATCTACCGTGTCATAAAGCATAACTTGTAATTCTAGAACTTATTGAAGCAATAAATTTATCAACCAAACAAAGACGCTGAGCCCTCGAGAATTTAGAAGTTGGACAAAATACAGTCTGTTACATAGTGACCTGCTTCATCTCTTGTGGGAATGTTCCGACCCCAAAAGAAACAGAGACCCCATCGACAGATCTTGAAAACGTGGTAAAATCACGAGACTGAAACAACTCAAAAGTTCAGTACCGAAAACGAAAAAGCACCCCAGAATGAGAGAAACACAGGCTCAAATAGCAAAATCAACAAGCCATGTTCAACCACTGACAAGCCAATCAATCAGATCTGCCACAAAGTCTTACAATGTTACGTATCTTCGAGATcctttaaaaaaagattttccAAACCCAACGGTAAACTAAACCCTCCCACACATACTCTACACACAGCAAACGAGAAAACTAAAGAACAAACTCCGCAGATCTGCAAACGCTAACAGGCAAAAGTAAGAAAACCCAAATCCAAATGCCCCTTTCAGAAGCGAGAGAAGGGTACCTGTAGTTTGTGGGTTGGCGCAGATCTGAAGCTCGACTTTGGATTCGTGTGTGAACTGCTCCGAAACAAGCGGAACTCGACGAATTTTATAGCCTCACAGCGCCAGCTATTTATAGACCCAAGTTACCAACAGCCGATGCGACCGGTCACCGGACTATACGGTTCGTGattccaatttattttttatttttttctcatatatCATGGGAGTCTCGCATGCCGTGTAGGCGGCGTTATTAACATGTTTTACTCTGACCGTATTATTATATAAGACAAATAGCATAGGGTATTGTCTCAATCATTCACCtggaaatttatatatatatatatatatataaaaaagtaagatttaaattttaaaatatattttttaaattaaagtatattaaataaatatgctATAAAATCTAATTTATACATcgacttaaaaattaaatattttttttttctataattgcTACGGTTTACTTTTCATATCCATTGAATTGCTATAACCTTCTAATTATTTCATCACTCAATGAGTCaattaacaaattaaaaaattagatgaagattttaataaatcttttttaaaatataagaattcaCATATAAGTATCATTTTCAAacaactttattttaaattaaaattatttttataaaataatttataaagatTAGGTCGTAATAAAATTTAAGTCAAACCCCCCCTCTTTGTCTCTCTCAAAGGCTTCCACCTAaccaaaaaaatcataaaaagaaattattaatgCTACGTACTGTTATAAATTATGAAATAGTattcaatcattttaaaaaagaataagatttattattaaaaaattaatttttttatataaatttcgtatttactcatttttataaaaaaatattatctattatttacgcactttataattataaatatcatttctttaaatttttaaaaaaattcaattcatctCGAGATCAGTCCTTTGTCCCACCCCCCAACGGGCTGGGGAAGATGCTTCTCCCAAACATGTTATTCTTTATAACCTCGTTTTATAGCTATTTGTAAGGTTTTTcacgtatttttattttgtttcaaggTTGAAAGACACATTTGTGCAAATCTACTCGTATCTTCGATACACACACACCCCAAAAAAGCCTAATTCCTATAAAGTGCAATCTtcaatgtgggaaaggaggtCAATGACAATCACATCAAAACAATCTTTTATAGGACATAAATCACGGTAATCTACCGTTGGATTATCTTCAAAGTAGCACTCTATGCAATGCCAAGAGTTATATTCGAGAtcgaaatataattttataatctttttactatgaggaatgatatttataatttaagggTATATAAATTCCatataatctctttaaaaaaatttgatactcacataaaaaaatcatatttttatagtgaattatgatgatttttaaaaaatatatataacttatacaacttaaaactatatctaatattactcttttactaaatatttattgaacttGATATTTTATCTTTTCAAGAGTCTTAAGTGAAGTAGATTCCAAATAATATATAGTTGCCTCAACAAATGTTTTAAACAACattaattgtttaataaaactACAATGACAATTTCATATACTCATCTCTcttacaattttaaattttagagcGGGTAATGACATACTTACTGCTTTCTTACTATTTATCTACTACTTTATAGtataattgaaatttttatttttttattattattttttaagtatttttttttaacattcttaataattaagaaaaaattttaaaaattaaaattttattaataatcacttctttaattattaattataaataaaattttaaaattaaaaaaaataataatataaaaatgatattggATAGTAAGCCATCATTACTCGTTGTCAAAAAGTCGGACAGAATCTATTGACAAAACCGAAATAACATAATATAAAGTCGAGAAATTCGAcgaaaaagataaaattataaaacacaGGAGTGCTTTGTCACAGGGAAATTGGAGTAAGGAATGAGTGCCGTCGGATCTTGGTTGGTCGGGGGTTGGTGAGAACGAAACGACAGTTTGCCTGATCTTCCTATAAAAATCTTGGCTGCTAATGTGCTAAGTTTGACGATTTTCAGTAAGCTATTTTACCGGGAAACGCCGGTCGATTCACCAACCCTAACCGGTCATCCGCTTCTTAGCTCCAGCAGTTGGCTTGGGCTTGTAGCTATTATTCCCAATTCTCATTAAATcagtttattttcaatttttttttttttttcttgttgggATGTGAGTTGGTTTGGTGCAACCCAACGTGGCATCGACATTCAAACAAAATTCATGACTTCATTCGATCGGCCATTGTTGTGTAGGCTTTAAGACTAAAATAAGTGATCGATGGAggattgaagatgaagaaatggTTTCTAGCTGGAACATGGACATAATAATTAACTGTGATCAACAAGAACATTTTTAGAGTACTCTTATTCTTTATTAAATGTTCATTAATATTCAATAGATCAATTACACTTTGGTAGCCACATATGACATATACCCAatattagagcattggcattaaTGGCATGCTAGGCCTAGTCAAATTTTGGCTAACTTTAATAAAAGTGGTCTACATTGAACAAGTCAAAATTCAAAAACTCTACTTTTAAACTACGGTaaagtcatttatttttctaaatttagacAGCTAtgattcattttgaaaacaatatattactctaaaaataatgttagataaTTAAGTTGGGGAAAAAATAGTtgggaaacaataattttaaaacaaaattaaattcttaattaatataaggagtgtatttgtaaaatataataaaattattaaaatatataatattatattattattttgactttaaaaTGGATAATCTAATATGGACTAGTTTATTCAATGGCTTAGACTTTAGTCAAAacctcaacattttttttaaattttaaacttgaCAATGGCTAAACCATTATCAATGCTCTtaccaatgttttttttttttcttgaaaatcaatACGAGGAAAACAGAGACATCCAAACGCTTTGAAATAAGAGTAGTCTAAAATCTTtcgaaaaagttttttttttccccctaagTAAGTAGTTTCATTGATAAAActaaggttctgcttggccttaaggaatttttatctcaaacataaaattctcatcttatcattacaactttctcaaatttccatacaaaatataataaacaatttaattttttcttaattttttcaaatcccaatataataataatattaaaatataatattttaatatttaatcttaaaactcaaaattctcatatgagaattctcAGTGACCAAGCAGAACCTAAATGTTACATCAGACAGGATGCAATGGGGTGGGAGTCCCCAATAAACATCCTAAAGCAAACAAAATGCAACATAGTGAAAATAAAATGGGGTATTTGAGCCAAAATGGGCTTCCACTCATTTCCCATTAAGGAGAAAGCAGCTTCAAGCGGTTTTGAATAGTCTGATAAACAGACTATTAAGTTGCTATTTTTAGTCGCAGTGAGACAATGTGTGTTGTAGCTTGTTTGTCTGGACTGGCTGTATGAGTTTTCCACACCCATTTCATCTTAATCATCGGTTGGGGAAAGCGGGAACATAGAAACATAGCAACCAAAAGGTGCGCCGATACACTGGAAAAGGTCCAAGGCTGTTGAACTCAGTGGAGCCGTGTGTGATGCCAGCAGAGGCTTTGTCAATAACCCGAATAAGGTGGACCACGGCCAAGCTGCCCATGTGTTGGCTATGGTTCCCACGCACCTTGCAACCACCCCCGAGCAAACCAAGGCCATGCTATGGCTCGGCTAGCAAGCCCAACATGCTTGCCCAACCAACCATGCGCACGGCCATGCAGTCAAGCCATGCATGCACACAGGCCATGCACAAGGCCAGCCAGCATGCACAGCCATGCCACAGGCTAGGCCATGCAAGCAACCAGCCAGCACGCCCAGCAGACAGCACCTGCCCACATCCAGCCATGCAAGCCACGCAAGCCATGCACGCAACCTTGGCATAGGCCACCAGCCATGCAGACCAGCCCAGCATGCGCATGCGCAGCGAGGTTAGTTGTATGCCCAAACCTAGCCAGGCAGCTACACGGCCAACCTGCCTACCTAGACCAAGCCTGGTGCGTGCTTACGCATAGGCCCTGTGCAACACCAGCCAGACCACTAAGCAGCCATGACCAAACCGTATAGCACCACTCCACCATCTTCATAACTAGCTCAAGCTACACAGACCCAAACATCTCAAGGGCCACTTGGAGCTCGTCCAAACCATTAAATGCTATCTAGGATTTACTATTTATATTACACTTAAACTTTGTAGAAGGGACTTTTGCCATTTTTATCATTGGACTGTTGAATGTTCTTGAGGACTACGATGAAAAGCACTTGAGCTCTAAGGGTGCAATACGTGAATCTCTAGAGAGAACTCTTCTTGCAATTTGTGAATAGAAAAGGTCCACTTCTATCCAATCCGTGTGGTATTGATTAATCTTGTGTTATCtttaatttccatttttgttCATACAAGCTATTGTTCATCATCTTTTTCATTGCATTGCATTCTCCATCATCTTCTAGCTTTATCTACTGGTTCCTCCATTGTTCCAACCTTTTAGTAAGCTTCCCACTTCCCAAAGAACAAACTATAAACACCACCCTATACACGGCCAGCATTAACCATCTTCAAActctttccattttttaaaaagcttTTGATGCACCATTTGTGATTATTGGACAAATTtctcattttgttttcttcttataTTTTTCCATGACGCTCATTCTGGGATGAGTTGGAAGAAGAATTCTCCTAATTAAagatatgtaaattttt comes from the Carya illinoinensis cultivar Pawnee chromosome 8, C.illinoinensisPawnee_v1, whole genome shotgun sequence genome and includes:
- the LOC122318799 gene encoding S-adenosylmethionine synthase 1-like encodes the protein MENFLFTSESVNEGHPDKLCDQISDAVLDACLAQDPDSKVACETCTKTNMVMVFGEITTKANVDYEKIVRDTCRAIGFVSDDVGLDADNCKVLVNIEQQSPDIAQGVHGHFTKRPEEIGAGDQGHMFGYATDETPEYMPLSHVLATKLGARLTEVRKNGTCPWLRPDGKTQVTVEYCDDNGARVPVRVHTVLISTQHDETVTNDEIAADLKEHVIKPVIPEKYLDEKTIFHLNPSGRFVIGGPHGDAGLTGRKIIIDTYGGWGAHGGGAFSGKDPTKVDRSGAYIVRQAAKSIVANGLARRCLVQVSYAIGVPEPLSVFVETYGTGKIPDKEILKLVKENFDFRPGMITINLDLKRGGNGRFLKTAAYGHFGRDDPDFTWEVVKPLKWEKPQS